One part of the Megachile rotundata isolate GNS110a chromosome 16, iyMegRotu1, whole genome shotgun sequence genome encodes these proteins:
- the LOC143266039 gene encoding E3 SUMO-protein ligase ZBED1-like has protein sequence MSRKTRVKRSSVWLYFTDCSEDFDIKTAKCNVCEKVVPYSGNTSNLWSHIRIYHANVVQNSEESNAEVSLECERIRTMSNIDTILEAGPSECPKRKCNEDCDPYLDTKRKDINESLILMISKDCHPFSILHDPGFVHFVRTLNPSYEIPEKNVLTDQYLPRLYEKKCQEIKQRLSCANDVHLTVDLWTDSDRQVSFLQTTAHYLWSAKLYHNVLQTVHFGEHSTKNLRDALTRAMKTWEISSKTKVVVSDDGSVVAAVNKTNLRHIFCFGRRLNLIVLNALKTDAVSGILSKCRDIVRVFKSNELLLNLQIREDVRPVGLKRDVPTMWTSIYLMLSRFLELQNVLRMALVEINHEAIEQEEWKIIAGIAAILKPLYEATKEMADEDYVTVSKIIPIIRCIEFALKNLADLPGSAKELQSVLLREINASFSSIEETSIYGIATLLDPRYKHVPFESDNCVKKIQNEILLECHDADTDRIDLENSELVSYESNSLWAHFDEKVKKVGENDPSSSAKLELERFLQSKILNRRCDPIAWWNTEGNKFPKLRKMALEYLCIPATAVPTERIFRKAGLSFLNRRMRLQPKYVDMLTVLSSS, from the coding sequence ATGTCGCGTAAGACACGAGTGAAACGTAGCAGTGTGTGGTTGTACTTCACCGACTGCAGCGAAGATTTCGACATAAAGACAGCCAAATGCAATGTGTGCGAGAAGGTGGTGCCTTATTCCGGCAACACGTCGAATTTGTGGTCACACATTCGCATATACCACGCGAACGTCGTTCAGAATTCTGAGGAATCGAACGCAGAAGTTTCACTAGAGTGCGAGAGGATTCGAACGATGTCGAACATCGACACAATTTTAGAAGCGGGACCTTCCGAGTGTCCGAAACGCAAGTGCAACGAGGACTGCGACCCATATCTGGACACCAAACGTAAGGACATAAACGAATCTCTCATCCTGATGATCAGCAAAGACTGCCATCCATTTTCGATTCTCCACGACCCAGGATTCGTTCACTTCGTCCGCACGCTGAATCCATCGTACGAAATTCCGGAGAAAAACGTGTTGACCGATCAGTATCTCCCTCGGCTCTACGAGAAAAAGTGCCAGGAAATAAAACAGAGACTGTCGTGCGCTAACGACGTTCACTTAACGGTCGATCTGTGGACCGACAGCGATCGACAGGTGTCGTTTCTGCAAACGACCGCGCATTATTTATGGTCCGCAAAGTTGTATCACAATGTTTTGCAAACTGTACACTTCGGGGAACATTCTACGAAGAATTTGAGAGACGCATTGACACGGGCGATGAAAACCTGGGAGATTTCGTCGAAAACGAAAGTGGTGGTCAGCGACGACGGCAGTGTTGTAGCGGCAGTAAATAAGACGAACCTGCGACACATTTTTTGTTTTGGTCGCAGACTTAACCTCATCGTTCTGAACGCGTTAAAAACGGACGCAGTTTCTGGGATTTTGTCGAAGTGCCGCGATATCGTTCGCGTGTTCAAAAGCAACGAGTTGCTGCTGAATTTACAGATACGAGAAGATGTAAGGCCTGTTGGCTTGAAAAGAGACGTTCCGACGATGTGGACATCGATTTATTTGATGTTAAGTCGGTTTTTGGAGCTGCAAAATGTTTTACGGATGGCTCTCGTGGAGATAAATCACGAAGCGATCGAGCAGGAAGAATGGAAAATAATTGCTGGCATCGCCGCTATCTTGAAACCGCTGTACGAAGCGACGAAGGAAATGGCGGACGAAGATTACGTAACTGTTTCGAAGATTATTCCTATCATCCGTTGTATTGAATTTGCTTTGAAGAACCTTGCAGATTTACCGGGATCCGCTAAAGAACTGCAATCGGTTTTATTGAGGGAAATAAATGCAAGTTTCTCGAGTATCGAAGAAACTTCGATTTATGGCATTGCGACGCTGTTGGATCCCCGATATAAGCACGTTCCGTTTGAGTCCGATAACTGCGTGAAGAAGATACAGAACGAAATATTGCTCGAATGTCACGATGCGGATACGGATAGAATCGACTTAGAAAATAGCGAGTTAGTTTCGTATGAAAGTAATTCCTTGTGGGCACATTTTGATGAGAAGGTTAAGAAGGTCGGAGAGAACGATCCTTCCTCCTCGGCTAAACTTGAGTTAGAAAGGTTTTTGCAGTCGAAGATACTCAACAGGAGGTGTGATCCGATTGCTTGGTGGAACACGGAGGGAAATAAGTTTCCGAAACTTAGGAAAATGGCGCTAGAGTATTTGTGCATACCGGCTACTGCTGTACCTACAGAAAGGATTTTTAGAAAAGCTGGTTTAAGTTTTTTGAACAGAAGAATGCGGTTGCAACCAAAATATGTTGATATGCTAACTGTTCTGAGCTCGagttaa